From a single Calothrix sp. NIES-2098 genomic region:
- a CDS encoding xanthine dehydrogenase molybdopterin binding subunit translates to MTIEDLQFNEKGQLLSNNLANYKIPDIYFVPEQIEMKFLENANESPAPYGSKAIGEPPLMYGIGVFFAIRQAMRAFQPQMEFAFTSSLTPERVLCELYADLSS, encoded by the coding sequence ATGACAATTGAAGATTTACAGTTTAATGAAAAGGGGCAATTACTATCTAATAATCTGGCAAATTACAAAATACCTGATATTTACTTTGTACCAGAGCAAATCGAAATGAAGTTTTTAGAGAATGCAAATGAATCTCCTGCACCCTATGGTTCCAAAGCCATAGGAGAACCACCGTTAATGTATGGGATTGGGGTATTTTTTGCGATTCGTCAGGCTATGCGGGCGTTTCAACCTCAGATGGAGTTTGCATTCACTTCTTCGCTTACACCAGAAAGAGTTTTGTGTGAGTTATATGCAGATTTAAGTAGTTGA
- a CDS encoding RlpA-like protein, translating into MILIEFLWMTSWISSFLTFSKNLPPSYTPNVLPTKVSENLGKFVSKHRPLFVRPNQPRNVWNATLLPTRFLRIDWGDRQTKTNLEQPQTANNTAAKISQKHLCSSGQEIGTKQAIFQTASGLSSGTIINSGSLTQDFLSNKILRSLQDFFSFATSIEQNFMSASLPVLVVHRDQNKYEVWVNNRLVATLPTESAAKSMQQRLIPLVKSPNLDAHQLRPALVDGIPALMAGNRFLWGIEKQISRRFHRSSDLLAIEWINNLRSAFKAPKLTLVEGQREMYGVTPSTKKISGLASWYGGYFHGRLTANGEIYNQNELTVAHKSLPFNTYLQVTNLKTKKAVIVRVNDRGPYIQPRSLDLSQAAARCLDSEIAGVVPYEAVILQSNQPKMTLKAANSKIIKSKPAKQLALVSDF; encoded by the coding sequence ATGATATTGATTGAATTCCTTTGGATGACATCTTGGATTAGTTCTTTTTTGACATTTAGCAAAAACTTACCACCAAGTTATACACCAAACGTATTACCTACAAAAGTTTCAGAGAATTTGGGCAAATTTGTAAGTAAGCATCGCCCATTGTTTGTGCGACCGAATCAGCCGAGAAATGTTTGGAACGCGACGTTGCTGCCTACAAGATTTTTAAGAATAGATTGGGGCGATCGGCAAACCAAAACAAATTTAGAGCAACCGCAGACTGCGAATAATACAGCAGCTAAAATTAGCCAAAAACATCTTTGTAGTTCGGGGCAAGAGATAGGTACAAAGCAGGCTATTTTTCAAACAGCTAGCGGTTTGTCATCTGGAACAATAATTAACTCTGGTTCTCTAACTCAAGATTTTTTATCAAATAAAATCTTGCGATCGCTGCAAGATTTCTTCAGCTTTGCTACTTCTATTGAGCAGAATTTTATGTCTGCTTCCTTACCAGTATTGGTAGTTCATCGAGACCAAAACAAGTATGAAGTCTGGGTCAATAACCGTCTAGTTGCGACTTTACCCACAGAAAGTGCTGCCAAGTCAATGCAACAACGCTTAATCCCCCTAGTTAAATCACCCAACTTAGATGCCCATCAATTACGGCCTGCTTTAGTCGATGGTATACCTGCGTTAATGGCAGGTAATCGCTTTTTATGGGGAATTGAAAAACAAATTTCTCGAAGGTTCCATCGCAGTAGCGACCTGTTAGCAATTGAGTGGATTAATAATCTGCGTTCTGCTTTCAAAGCACCAAAGCTGACACTAGTGGAAGGGCAGAGGGAAATGTATGGTGTGACCCCTTCTACGAAAAAAATATCTGGGTTAGCTTCTTGGTATGGGGGCTATTTTCATGGTCGTTTAACAGCAAACGGCGAGATATACAACCAAAACGAATTGACAGTAGCCCATAAGTCCCTGCCCTTTAATACATATTTGCAGGTGACAAACTTAAAAACAAAAAAAGCTGTCATTGTGCGAGTGAACGATCGCGGCCCCTATATTCAACCTCGCAGCTTAGATCTATCACAAGCAGCAGCACGTTGTCTCGACAGCGAAATTGCTGGAGTAGTGCCCTACGAAGCAGTGATTTTGCAAAGTAATCAACCCAAAATGACCTTGAAAGCTGCTAACTCCAAAATCATAAAATCCAAGCCTGCCAAACAATTGGCATTAGTTTCCGACTTTTAA
- a CDS encoding putative transposase codes for MVTPRRQAASTVAFIDNYCQHYDSLFEDVRNFEAFKYLHLGMLSEIRNKSLPEIAKIAGLKDGQSLHHFLRDALWDVKKLREIRLWLTKILIGEREIILCIDETEDKKKGKATDYVTRQYIGNLGKTENGIVSVNAYGVVDGITYPLMFKIFKPKNRMKSGDEYKSKPQIAIEIIQELKEWGFKIKLVLADSLYGESGAVISYLEKLELEFIVAIRSNHGVLMPPGSRKRYNRWKAYQQNLSGRPAETRYKREIIFGQRRRLLYYQISKTNTPDPTGDESWYIMTNLSTDWSSNVAQLYSLRNWIEYGFKQVKNELGWADFRLTDYASIERWWEIIFSAYLLVSIQASYFQFHQQSSTTSTVGVSTCTDSNLAVYSKHPYWESGTTWKSALNNLRLIIQPYIFYCLIQPWLTVFNIPGMKRCFLKLIGFMNDFRASPISFPIAS; via the coding sequence ATGGTTACGCCACGCAGACAGGCAGCAAGCACAGTCGCATTCATCGATAACTACTGTCAACACTATGATTCATTATTTGAGGATGTAAGAAATTTTGAAGCATTCAAATATTTACACTTGGGAATGCTCTCAGAAATCCGGAATAAATCGCTACCAGAGATAGCGAAAATAGCAGGGTTAAAAGACGGTCAATCACTACATCATTTTTTGAGAGATGCACTGTGGGATGTCAAAAAGTTAAGAGAAATTAGGCTGTGGTTAACAAAAATATTGATTGGAGAAAGAGAAATAATTTTATGTATTGACGAAACAGAAGACAAGAAAAAGGGGAAAGCAACAGATTATGTAACTCGCCAATATATTGGAAATTTAGGCAAGACAGAGAATGGAATAGTATCAGTAAATGCTTATGGGGTAGTAGATGGGATTACTTATCCATTAATGTTTAAAATATTTAAGCCTAAAAACCGCATGAAATCAGGAGATGAATATAAGAGTAAACCCCAAATAGCAATAGAGATTATTCAAGAGTTGAAAGAATGGGGATTTAAAATCAAGTTAGTTTTAGCGGATAGTTTGTACGGAGAAAGTGGAGCTGTAATCAGCTATCTAGAAAAGTTAGAACTGGAGTTTATCGTTGCAATTCGCTCCAATCATGGAGTGTTAATGCCACCAGGAAGCCGAAAACGTTATAACCGATGGAAAGCTTATCAGCAAAACCTTTCAGGACGGCCAGCAGAAACTCGTTACAAGAGAGAAATTATTTTTGGCCAACGTCGCCGTCTCTTATATTACCAAATCAGTAAGACCAATACCCCTGACCCAACTGGAGATGAAAGTTGGTACATCATGACTAATTTATCAACTGACTGGTCAAGTAATGTAGCGCAACTTTATAGTTTAAGAAATTGGATTGAATATGGCTTTAAACAAGTCAAAAACGAATTGGGTTGGGCTGATTTCCGCCTAACTGATTATGCTAGTATTGAACGGTGGTGGGAAATTATTTTTAGTGCCTATCTATTAGTCAGTATTCAAGCCAGTTACTTCCAATTTCATCAGCAATCAAGCACAACATCTACTGTGGGAGTATCAACTTGTACAGACTCTAATCTTGCTGTATATAGCAAACATCCTTACTGGGAATCCGGCACTACATGGAAGAGTGCCTTAAATAACCTAAGATTGATTATTCAACCATATATTTTTTACTGTTTGATTCAACCTTGGCTCACAGTCTTTAACATTCCTGGCATGAAACGTTGCTTTTTGAAATTAATTGGTTTCATGAATGATTTTCGTGCTTCTCCAATCAGTTTCCCCATCGCCAGTTGA
- a CDS encoding DNA mismatch repair protein MutL, whose protein sequence is MTSTIHALPTEVVYLITAGEVIDSLASVVRELVENSLDAGATRISVSLWPQQWRVCVADNGCGMNLDDLQKAAATHSTSKIYSCADLWKISSLGFRGEALHSLTNLANLEILSRPANENFGWRVTYSDCGKVDKVEITAIAPGTVVTVSNLFANCAARRQGLPPVAQQMKTVQATIQQIALCHPHVTWQVRQNDREWFTIYPAASIKQLLPQFLPQVKEADLQQIQLKLPNPPNSELTTHDSALTLVVGLPDRCHRHRPDWVRVAINGRMVKTPELEQTILAAFHRTLPRDRYPVCLLHLVISPDQINWNRNPAKTEIYLNEVSYWQEQVTQGIEQALRLSSANIKEAVHITRVSKLLKAAEAKGGYNFNPKNPNEGDNNQQSGLNNPYSLKAVAQVSNTYIVVEHPEGVWLVEQHIAHERVLYEQICDNWQLIPVEPAIILYQLSPKQVAQLQRIGLDIETFGEQLWAVRNIPAMLQEREDCADAILELSLGGDLQAAQVAVACRSAIRNGTPMSLPEMQTLLDQWQRTRNPRTCPHGRPIYLSLEESALARFFRRNWVIGKSHGI, encoded by the coding sequence ATGACATCTACTATTCACGCTTTACCAACAGAAGTCGTATATCTAATTACAGCTGGAGAGGTCATCGACTCTTTAGCCTCTGTCGTGCGGGAATTGGTAGAAAATTCCCTTGACGCAGGCGCAACCAGAATTTCAGTTTCTTTGTGGCCGCAGCAGTGGCGTGTTTGCGTAGCAGATAACGGTTGCGGAATGAACTTAGATGATTTGCAAAAAGCCGCTGCAACTCACAGCACCAGTAAGATTTATAGTTGTGCAGATTTATGGAAAATTAGCAGTTTAGGATTTCGTGGAGAAGCACTGCACAGTTTGACCAATTTGGCAAATTTAGAAATTTTAAGTCGTCCGGCCAATGAAAATTTCGGATGGCGGGTGACTTATAGTGATTGCGGGAAAGTTGACAAAGTAGAAATAACTGCGATCGCTCCTGGTACAGTGGTGACAGTCTCGAATTTATTTGCCAATTGTGCCGCCCGGCGTCAGGGTTTACCGCCAGTAGCCCAGCAAATGAAAACCGTGCAAGCCACAATTCAACAAATTGCCCTGTGTCATCCTCACGTTACCTGGCAAGTTCGGCAAAATGACCGCGAATGGTTCACCATTTATCCAGCTGCATCAATTAAACAATTACTACCGCAGTTTCTACCTCAAGTTAAAGAAGCTGACTTACAGCAAATTCAACTAAAATTACCCAATCCTCCCAACTCAGAACTCACAACTCACGACTCCGCACTTACATTAGTAGTAGGATTACCCGATCGCTGTCATCGTCATCGTCCAGATTGGGTGCGTGTAGCGATTAACGGCCGGATGGTCAAAACACCCGAACTTGAGCAAACAATTTTAGCAGCATTTCATCGGACATTACCACGCGATCGCTATCCAGTTTGTTTGTTACATCTTGTCATTTCTCCCGATCAAATTAACTGGAATCGCAACCCAGCAAAAACAGAAATTTACCTCAACGAAGTTAGTTATTGGCAAGAACAAGTTACTCAAGGAATTGAGCAAGCACTCCGCCTCAGTTCAGCCAATATTAAAGAGGCAGTTCACATAACGCGAGTTAGTAAATTACTCAAAGCCGCAGAAGCCAAAGGCGGTTACAATTTCAATCCAAAAAATCCCAACGAAGGCGATAATAATCAGCAATCAGGACTCAACAATCCTTACTCTTTAAAAGCAGTGGCTCAAGTCAGCAACACTTATATTGTGGTTGAACATCCTGAAGGAGTTTGGTTAGTAGAACAGCATATAGCTCACGAGCGAGTTTTGTACGAGCAAATATGCGATAACTGGCAACTTATCCCCGTCGAACCTGCAATAATTCTCTATCAATTATCCCCAAAACAAGTAGCACAATTACAACGCATCGGTTTAGATATAGAAACCTTTGGCGAACAACTTTGGGCAGTTCGGAATATCCCGGCAATGTTGCAAGAACGAGAAGACTGTGCCGACGCAATTTTAGAACTCAGTTTAGGCGGCGATTTACAAGCAGCGCAAGTAGCGGTTGCTTGTCGCAGCGCCATTCGTAATGGAACACCGATGAGTTTGCCAGAAATGCAAACACTTTTAGATCAATGGCAACGCACTCGTAACCCCCGCACCTGTCCCCACGGACGACCAATTTATTTATCATTAGAGGAGTCTGCTTTAGCGCGATTTTTCCGGCGAAATTGGGTGATTGGCAAGAGTCACGGGATTTGA
- a CDS encoding phytoene desaturase, translated as MRVAIAGAGLAGLACAKYLTDAGHTPIVLERRDVLGGKVAAWQDADGDWYETGLHIFFGAYPNILQLFKELGIEDRLQWKEHTMIFNQPEAPGTYSRFDFPDLPAPLNGIVAILRNNDMLTWPEKIRFGIGLLPAMVQGQKYVEEMDKYSWTEWLQKQNIPLRVEKEVFIAMSKALNFIGPEEISATILLTALNRFLQEKKGSTMAFLDGSPTERLCQPIVDYITERGGEVRLNAPLKEILLNPDGTVRGFLIRGLDGAEDEVFTADLYVSAMPVDPLKVMLPTPWKQMKFFQQLDGLEGVPVINLHLWFDRKLTEIDHLLFSRSPLLSVYADMSNTCRGYANPDRSMLELVLAPAKDWIAKSDEEIVDATLAELEKLFPDHFGGDNPAKLLKYHVVKTPRSVYKATPGRQQHRPSQKTPIANFYLTGDYTMQRYLASMEGAVLSGKLTAQAISEAVPVANASNPQTLTRSPATNAATA; from the coding sequence ATGCGAGTAGCGATCGCGGGAGCGGGTCTAGCAGGACTTGCCTGCGCAAAATATCTCACAGACGCGGGTCACACTCCCATCGTCTTGGAACGCCGAGACGTACTGGGCGGTAAAGTGGCAGCGTGGCAAGACGCTGACGGAGACTGGTACGAAACAGGTCTGCACATATTTTTTGGGGCATACCCCAATATTTTGCAGCTATTCAAAGAACTGGGGATTGAAGATCGCTTGCAGTGGAAAGAACACACAATGATCTTCAACCAGCCCGAAGCCCCAGGCACATACAGCCGTTTTGATTTCCCAGATTTGCCAGCACCCTTAAATGGCATAGTGGCAATCTTGCGAAACAACGATATGCTGACCTGGCCAGAAAAAATTCGTTTTGGCATTGGTTTATTACCAGCAATGGTGCAAGGGCAAAAATACGTAGAGGAAATGGACAAATACTCTTGGACGGAATGGCTGCAAAAGCAAAACATTCCCCTACGAGTAGAAAAAGAAGTTTTTATTGCCATGTCTAAGGCATTAAACTTCATTGGCCCAGAAGAAATTTCCGCTACTATTTTGCTAACAGCCCTCAATCGTTTCCTCCAAGAAAAGAAAGGCTCAACCATGGCCTTTTTAGATGGTTCGCCAACAGAGCGATTGTGCCAACCGATAGTAGATTACATCACCGAACGGGGTGGGGAAGTCAGATTAAATGCCCCTTTAAAAGAAATTTTGCTCAACCCCGATGGCACCGTGAGGGGATTCTTGATTCGGGGATTAGATGGGGCCGAGGATGAAGTTTTCACCGCAGATCTTTACGTATCTGCCATGCCTGTCGATCCTTTGAAGGTAATGCTACCGACTCCTTGGAAGCAAATGAAATTTTTCCAGCAGCTAGATGGCTTAGAAGGAGTTCCAGTAATTAACCTCCATCTCTGGTTTGATCGCAAGTTAACAGAAATTGACCACTTACTATTTTCGCGATCGCCCCTCCTCAGCGTTTATGCTGATATGAGCAATACCTGCCGTGGATATGCTAACCCCGATCGCTCAATGCTGGAATTAGTTTTAGCACCGGCAAAAGATTGGATCGCCAAATCCGATGAGGAAATTGTCGATGCAACCCTTGCTGAACTAGAAAAACTCTTCCCCGACCATTTTGGTGGAGACAATCCAGCAAAGTTGCTGAAATATCATGTGGTGAAAACGCCGCGTTCAGTTTACAAAGCAACTCCTGGTCGTCAACAACACCGTCCTTCGCAGAAAACCCCGATCGCCAACTTCTATCTCACAGGGGATTACACCATGCAACGCTATTTAGCCAGTATGGAAGGGGCCGTACTTTCTGGTAAGCTGACAGCGCAGGCGATCTCTGAAGCAGTCCCGGTGGCAAATGCCTCAAACCCGCAAACGCTAACAAGATCGCCCGCAACGAATGCTGCAACTGCCTGA
- a CDS encoding molybdopterin dehydrogenase FAD-binding protein, with translation MVAQICFLLNNREVCTSQAPSTTVLDYLRQTEKLIGTKVGCREGGCGSCTVLLGELKGEFVDYKVVVSCLLPLAELQGKHLVTIEGINQSQLTVVQQAIADFGATQCGFFTPGMVMSLTGYLLASKTEASEDGIKQALSGNLCRCTGYASLKRVGSFLVKLFGNSKKLTIADLIAHKVIPKYFQNVPLRLSNLATTTLENGKATPDLLIAGGTDIYVEQSDVIRDSKVLFLNHSSIPEMQGISCYENQIHIGALTTFSEFATHPEIINLLGR, from the coding sequence ATGGTTGCTCAAATTTGTTTTTTACTCAACAATCGCGAAGTTTGCACTTCACAAGCTCCTAGCACTACAGTACTAGATTATTTGCGTCAGACTGAAAAATTGATTGGTACTAAAGTTGGTTGTCGTGAAGGTGGATGTGGTTCTTGTACAGTCCTTTTAGGCGAACTTAAAGGTGAATTTGTTGATTATAAAGTAGTTGTATCGTGTTTATTGCCTTTAGCCGAATTACAGGGAAAACACTTAGTAACAATAGAAGGTATAAATCAATCGCAACTTACTGTAGTACAGCAGGCGATCGCAGATTTTGGTGCAACGCAATGCGGCTTCTTTACGCCTGGTATGGTCATGTCCCTAACTGGATACTTGTTGGCGAGTAAAACAGAAGCCAGTGAAGATGGTATAAAACAAGCCTTGAGTGGTAATCTTTGTCGCTGTACGGGTTACGCTTCTCTAAAGCGAGTAGGTAGTTTTTTAGTAAAACTATTTGGTAATAGTAAAAAATTAACTATTGCAGATTTAATTGCCCATAAAGTAATTCCCAAATATTTTCAAAATGTCCCACTGCGTTTATCTAATTTAGCCACAACAACTTTAGAGAATGGGAAAGCAACGCCAGATTTATTAATTGCAGGAGGGACTGATATTTATGTAGAACAAAGCGATGTCATTCGAGATTCTAAAGTATTGTTTTTAAATCACTCTTCAATTCCAGAAATGCAAGGAATTTCTTGCTATGAGAATCAGATTCACATTGGCGCACTCACGACTTTTTCAGAGTTTGCTACCCATCCAGAAATTATCAATTTGTTAGGACGTTAA
- a CDS encoding glycoside hydrolase family 3 protein, with protein MSVTQHLQGFGHHLVLGVSGTTLSDDDKRALSELQPVGVIFFAKNFLDGAAYEIWLQTYRELIDQIRQYAERDSMFFTLDHEGGRVVRTPLPITRFPHALLLQSRSRQVAKATGVELKSLGVNISWAPVADIYSNPQNPVIGPRAFGTTPETAAKAVREYYLGLQESGILGCAKHFPGHGDTSQDSHLELPVLHLTTEDLQNRELIPFKALIEEQVPLIMTAHILFPKIDPDVPATLSTGILNAILREELGFQGIVVSDDLDMKAVSDMFTQEGTVARAIHAGCDLFIVSRNINSSSLERTYHIAKDFADSLSNGSLDESVVAAARNRIDQLLAVTPQYLVHTLDRDTLKEHAELAIACSFQEVGF; from the coding sequence ATGTCAGTAACGCAGCATCTCCAGGGCTTTGGGCATCATTTAGTTCTCGGTGTCTCCGGAACGACATTAAGTGACGACGATAAACGCGCACTGAGTGAATTGCAACCAGTTGGGGTAATATTTTTCGCTAAAAATTTTCTCGATGGCGCTGCCTATGAAATTTGGTTACAAACTTATAGGGAGTTGATCGACCAGATACGACAATACGCCGAACGCGATTCCATGTTTTTTACCCTAGACCATGAAGGCGGTCGGGTTGTGCGTACACCTTTGCCAATTACCCGTTTTCCTCACGCTTTGCTGTTACAATCGCGATCGCGTCAGGTAGCAAAAGCAACAGGCGTAGAACTAAAATCTCTGGGCGTAAACATATCCTGGGCACCTGTAGCAGATATTTATTCCAATCCGCAAAATCCGGTAATTGGCCCTCGCGCCTTTGGTACGACTCCCGAAACAGCTGCTAAAGCAGTGCGGGAATACTACCTCGGACTTCAGGAGTCAGGAATTCTTGGATGTGCCAAGCACTTCCCCGGTCATGGCGACACCAGCCAAGACTCGCATCTGGAATTACCAGTATTGCATCTGACTACAGAAGACCTGCAAAATCGAGAACTTATACCTTTCAAAGCTTTAATTGAGGAACAGGTGCCTTTGATTATGACAGCCCATATCCTGTTTCCCAAAATCGACCCGGATGTGCCAGCAACACTTTCCACAGGCATTCTCAACGCCATATTACGGGAAGAACTGGGTTTTCAGGGCATAGTTGTGTCTGATGACCTAGATATGAAAGCAGTCTCAGATATGTTTACTCAGGAAGGTACTGTAGCGCGGGCAATTCATGCTGGCTGCGATTTATTTATTGTCTCGCGTAACATTAATTCATCATCTTTGGAACGTACCTATCACATTGCCAAAGATTTTGCAGATTCTCTCAGTAACGGTAGCTTAGATGAATCAGTAGTAGCAGCAGCTAGGAACAGAATCGATCAACTACTGGCTGTGACTCCCCAGTATCTCGTTCATACTCTCGATCGCGATACGCTCAAAGAACACGCTGAATTAGCGATCGCTTGTTCTTTTCAAGAAGTAGGATTTTAA
- a CDS encoding extracellular ligand-binding receptor codes for MQRISTALALSVATLATGFFLGACNDTATNSNGTGNTQSSATPAVNSTTTTSTKGLKIGSLLPTTGDLASIGQQMVGSVPLLVETVNACGGVNGEPVTLVPVDDQTDPKAGAAGMTKLATLDKVAGVVGSFASSVSTAAISVATPNKVMLVSPGSTSPVFTEKAQKGDFKGFWARTAPPDTYQALALAQLAKKKGFKRVSTVVINNDYGVGFEKAFVQTFEKLGGTVVNKDKPVRYDPKAQTFDTEAAAAFAGKPDAVLAVLYAETGSLFLKAAYQQGLTNGVQILLTDGVKAPTFPEQVGKGSDGKYILTGAIGTVPGSDGKALEAFNKLWKDKKGGSPGEYAPQAWDAAALLILAAQAAKENTGVGIAGKIREVSAGPGTEVTDVCEGLKLLKEGKKINYQGASGNVDVDANGDVVGVYDVWTVGDDGKIKVIDKVSPK; via the coding sequence ATGCAAAGAATTAGTACAGCTTTAGCTTTGAGTGTAGCTACCTTAGCAACAGGGTTTTTTCTAGGAGCTTGTAACGATACCGCCACTAACTCTAATGGCACAGGTAACACTCAAAGTTCTGCCACCCCAGCAGTCAACTCAACTACTACAACTAGCACTAAGGGATTGAAAATCGGCTCTCTGTTACCCACAACTGGAGACTTAGCGTCTATTGGGCAACAGATGGTAGGTTCAGTGCCGTTACTCGTTGAGACAGTTAACGCTTGCGGCGGCGTTAACGGCGAACCTGTCACCTTAGTGCCAGTAGACGACCAAACAGATCCCAAAGCAGGTGCGGCTGGTATGACCAAACTGGCGACCTTAGATAAGGTTGCAGGTGTAGTGGGTTCCTTTGCTAGTAGTGTTTCCACAGCGGCTATCTCAGTCGCCACACCCAATAAAGTGATGCTAGTTTCCCCTGGTAGCACCAGTCCTGTATTTACCGAAAAGGCTCAAAAAGGTGATTTTAAAGGCTTTTGGGCGCGTACTGCTCCCCCAGATACTTATCAAGCACTAGCTTTAGCTCAACTTGCTAAGAAAAAAGGATTTAAGCGAGTTTCGACAGTTGTTATTAATAACGACTACGGCGTTGGTTTTGAAAAAGCATTTGTACAAACTTTTGAAAAGTTAGGTGGAACAGTCGTTAATAAAGACAAACCCGTCCGCTACGACCCCAAAGCTCAGACATTTGATACCGAAGCTGCTGCGGCTTTTGCTGGCAAACCAGATGCAGTATTGGCGGTACTTTATGCCGAGACAGGTAGTTTGTTTCTCAAAGCAGCTTACCAACAAGGCTTGACTAATGGAGTACAAATTCTGCTGACAGATGGTGTGAAAGCGCCTACTTTCCCAGAACAAGTTGGTAAAGGTAGCGACGGCAAATATATTTTAACTGGCGCGATCGGTACAGTACCTGGTTCTGATGGCAAAGCCCTCGAAGCTTTCAACAAACTCTGGAAAGACAAAAAAGGCGGTTCCCCTGGAGAATATGCTCCTCAAGCTTGGGATGCAGCCGCACTGTTGATCTTAGCGGCACAAGCTGCTAAAGAAAACACGGGTGTTGGTATTGCTGGTAAAATTCGGGAAGTTTCTGCTGGCCCCGGTACAGAAGTTACCGATGTCTGTGAGGGGTTGAAGTTACTGAAGGAAGGTAAAAAGATTAACTACCAAGGAGCCAGTGGTAACGTTGACGTTGATGCTAATGGCGATGTCGTTGGTGTCTACGATGTTTGGACTGTGGGAGATGATGGCAAAATCAAGGTGATTGATAAAGTTAGTCCTAAATAG
- a CDS encoding rhodanese domain-containing protein, with protein MSTNLVTDAHDLKLRLEWGHPALTIIDVRDRPTYNQGHISGAIPIPLDELAKRAKSSLHAERHIYVYGADDQQSANAAQALKAAGFAEVSSILGGLAGWKAAGGATEGFSA; from the coding sequence ATGAGTACCAATTTAGTGACTGATGCGCACGATCTAAAGCTGCGTTTGGAATGGGGACACCCAGCTTTGACAATTATCGATGTGCGCGATCGCCCTACCTACAATCAAGGTCATATTAGTGGAGCAATTCCCATCCCCTTAGATGAACTAGCAAAAAGAGCTAAATCTTCTTTGCACGCAGAACGCCATATCTATGTTTATGGCGCGGACGATCAACAATCAGCTAATGCTGCTCAAGCATTAAAGGCTGCTGGATTTGCTGAAGTTTCTTCAATCTTAGGTGGTCTTGCTGGTTGGAAAGCCGCCGGTGGTGCTACAGAAGGTTTTAGTGCTTAA
- the pys gene encoding phytoene synthase, with translation MLQLPDSPPRMKTLVSVDDSYKLCRQLIAKYSATFYLSTLLLSKEKRPAVWAIYAWCRRTDELVDGPASAMTTPETLDLWEQQLESIFAGNPVENFDVALADTIQRFPIDIQPFRDMIAGQRMDLYRSRYETFEELYLYCYRVAGTVGLMSTAVMGLDNTTNTAPWNREQQPYIPVKEEIALGIAKQLTNILRDVGEDARRGRIYLPLEDLARFGYTEQDLFKGVVDDRWRSLMNFQITRARDFYRKAEKGISYLSADARWPVWAALMHYSQILNVIERNDYNVFTERAYVPQWKKLRTLPLAWMRSQVL, from the coding sequence ATGCTGCAACTGCCTGATTCACCCCCGCGCATGAAAACGCTGGTCTCTGTAGACGATTCCTACAAACTTTGTCGGCAACTCATAGCCAAGTATTCCGCGACTTTTTACCTCAGCACTTTGCTCCTGAGCAAAGAAAAGCGTCCCGCTGTTTGGGCAATTTATGCTTGGTGTCGCCGTACAGATGAACTGGTAGATGGCCCTGCCTCTGCTATGACCACGCCAGAAACCCTAGACCTATGGGAGCAGCAGCTAGAATCAATTTTTGCTGGCAACCCAGTCGAAAATTTTGATGTAGCTTTAGCCGATACTATCCAGCGCTTTCCAATAGACATACAGCCTTTTCGGGATATGATTGCCGGACAGCGGATGGATTTATACCGCAGTCGTTATGAAACTTTTGAGGAGTTATACCTTTACTGTTACCGTGTCGCAGGAACTGTCGGCTTAATGTCTACAGCAGTCATGGGGCTGGATAATACCACAAATACAGCCCCGTGGAATCGCGAACAACAGCCTTATATTCCCGTGAAAGAAGAAATAGCTCTGGGAATTGCCAAGCAACTAACCAATATCTTGAGAGATGTTGGAGAAGATGCTCGGCGAGGGCGAATTTATCTTCCTTTAGAAGATTTGGCACGATTCGGCTACACCGAACAAGACTTATTTAAGGGTGTGGTAGACGATCGCTGGCGTTCCCTGATGAACTTCCAAATTACACGAGCCAGAGACTTTTACCGCAAAGCAGAAAAAGGAATTTCCTACCTATCTGCTGATGCTCGCTGGCCTGTGTGGGCCGCATTAATGCATTACAGCCAAATCTTAAACGTCATTGAACGCAACGATTACAATGTGTTCACCGAGCGTGCCTACGTCCCCCAGTGGAAAAAACTGCGTACTCTACCACTGGCTTGGATGCGATCGCAAGTGTTATGA